The genomic segment AAGGAGGCTTCCAATGGAGATGAACCCGGGGCATTTCATGCTGGCGAAGCTCGACGACGTCGTTCGCTGGGCGCAAAGTTCGAGCGTCTGGCCGCTCACCATGGGTCTGGCCTGCTGCGCGATCGAGATGATCACGGCGACCTCGGCGGAATACGACATCGCTCGTTTCGGCTCGGAGGTTTTTCGTCCGTCGCCGCGTCAGGCCGATCTCATGATCGTCTCCGGACGGGTCGCGCAGAAGATGGCGCCGATCGTCAAGCGGCTCTACGATCAGATGGCCGATCCCAAATGGGTCATTTCGATGGGTGCGTGCGCGAGTTCGGGCGGGGTCTTCGATAACTATGCCATCGTCCAAGGCGTGGACACGATCGTTCCCGTGGACGTCTACGTGCCGGGCTGTCCCCCCACGCCCGACGGCCTGCTCTATGCGGTCAACCTGATCCAACAACAGATTCGCGAAGGCGGCCGCGGCGGCTTGCTGGCGCGCGCTTAACAGACGAGCGAGAACACTACACTACATGCCTAGTACGCAAACCCCGTCGATCACGGGACTCGCGATCGATCCGACGAGCCTACGCCCGCCGATCGACGACGCCCACATCGAACGCATCGAACCGGCCGCGCTGCACGCGCGCCTGACCGAACTCAAAGGCCAGGGCTACGCGCTGCTGCTCGATATCGGTGCGGCCGATTACCCGCAGCGCGTGCCGCGCTTCGACGTCGTCTACCATCTGCTGAAGGTGCCCAATCGGCGCGCGACCGTAGCCGAAGTCGGAACTCCGCAACGGATTCGCATTTTATGCGGCGTTCCCATCGAGAAGACCGCGCTGCCGACGGCGACCGATCTGTGGTTGAACGCGAACTACGCCGAACGCGAGGTCTACGATCTCTTCGGCATCACCTTCGAAGGGCACCCCGATATGCGGCGCATTCAGATGCCCAACGACTGGGAGGGTCATCCGCTGCGCAAGGACTATCCGCTGCGCGGGCCCGCGCGCGAACGGTCGCCACGGCCGTCGTTTGCGCTCAAGAGTAACGTCCAGGCGGGGACGCCGCCGTCGGGCCGCACGCTCGAGGCGCTGCAGCAGCAGATCGCGCGCGTTCGCAATGAGGACGCGAAGCAATGACCATGAGTGCGACGCCGCTCACGCCGGAGATCGTCTCGCAAGACGGCAACTCGATGGTGCTCTCGATGGGTCCGCAGCATCCTTCCACGCACGGCGTGCTGCAGATCATGCTCGAGATCGAAGGCGAAAACGTCACCAAAGCCGATCCCGAAATCGGCTATCTTCATACCGGCATCGAAAAGACCGCCGAGAATTTGTTTTGGTCGCAGGCGCAGACCGTCGTCGAACGGATGGATTATCTCTCGCCGAGCAACAACGCGTTTTGTTACGTGATGGGCGTGGAGAAACTGCTAGGCGTGACCGGCGACGTTCCCGAACGCGCGCAGCAGATTCGCGTGCTCTTCTCCGAACTCACGCGTATCGCATCGCATCTGTTTTGGCTCGGCACGCACGCGATCGACTTGGGCGCGCTCTCCGGCATTTTCTATTGTCTGGATTTGCGCGAGAATATTCTCGACATGCAGGAGGTCTCGGGCGGCGCCCGCATGCATCCGAACTACCTTCGCGTCGGCGGCGTCAACGGCGACCTGCCGAGCGGATTTATGGATATGCTCGATGCGTTCATCAAGAAGTATCCGGTCCGCATGCGCGAGTTGCGCGGGCTGTTGCAGAAGAATCCCATCCTGCAAGACCGCACGGTCGACGTAGGCATTATGTCGGCGGAAGAAGCCCTGCAGTGGGGCCTCACGGGCCCGAGCCTGCGCGGCAGCGGCGTGGCGTACGACGTGCGCAAAGCCTTTCCGTACAGCGGATACGAGAGCTACGAGTTCGACGTTCCGACCCGCGAAGAAGGCGACTCGTACGCGCGTTTTCTCGTTCGGTTGGACGAGATGGATCAAGCCTATCGCATCGTGCAGCAAGTTCGTAAGCGGCTGGAGAAGCCCGGCCCGGTGATGACCGACAATCCGAAGATTGCCGCACCACCCAAGGAGACGATCGCGCTCTCGATGGAGGCACTGATCCATCACTTCAAAATCGTGAGCGAGGGCTTTCGCGTTCCGCCCGGCGACGTCTATCAGGCGATCGAATCGCCGCGCGGCGAGTTGGCGTATTACATCGTCTCGGACGGCGGCAATCGCCCGTATCGCGTGCGGACGCGTCCGCCATCGCTCTACAACCTGCAAGCGCTCGTCGGGATGGCTCCCGGAAACCTGATCGCGGATTTGGTCGTGATGATCGGTTCGCTCGATCCGGTCTTTGGCGAGGTCGACCGATGATCGACCGATACGAACGCCTGCGCCCGCAGTGCGAAGCGATCGTCGCGCAATACGAAGAGCCGCGCTCGGCGCTCTTGCCGATCGTGCACCTCTTTCAAGAACGCGAAGGCTACGTCAGTCCCGAGGCGATGCGCGCCGCGGCCGACTTCTTGAATCTTTCGCCGGCGGTGGTGGAATCGACCGTGTCGTTCTACACGCTGTTCTTCCGCAAGCCGGTTGGGAAGTACGTGCTGCAAGTCTGCCGGGGACTGGCCTGCACGATCGACGGTGCCGACGACGTTATGGCCTATTTTCGCGAGAAACTCGGAATCGGTCATCTGCAGACGACCGACGACGGGCTCTTCTCGTACGAGGAGGTCGAGTGTTTGGCCGCCTGCGACAAGCCGACGTGCATGCAGGTCAATCTCGAGTTCGTTTACAGTCTCACACCGCAGATGATCGACGAGATGCTCGAGGCGATGCGTGCGGGCAGCTATGCGGTCGCGCCCATGGTGCAGACGGCGAAGCCCGAACGGACGTGGAGCGTGGCACAAGACGGCCAAGTTTCGATGGGCGGCAAATCGGCGGGCGCCGAGGACGTCAGTCATCCGAATAACGCGGGCGGGCTCGACAAGAGCGGCGTCATCATGCTCGACCGCATCGTCTTGGAAGAAGAACGCTTCCGCGGACGCACCCGGGAGCGGCTCGCCAATGCCGATCCCATCATTGCCAAGGTGATCGAAGAGTAATGCCGGTCGTTAAAGTACTCACCGCCGGGATCGGCGAGGCCAACCTGCGCGATATCGACGTGTATCGGTCGCGCGGCGGCTACAAACAACTGCGGCGCGCGCTGACCGAACTCAAACCGGCGGACGTGCTCGAC from the Candidatus Baltobacteraceae bacterium genome contains:
- a CDS encoding NADH-quinone oxidoreductase subunit B family protein; translation: MEMNPGHFMLAKLDDVVRWAQSSSVWPLTMGLACCAIEMITATSAEYDIARFGSEVFRPSPRQADLMIVSGRVAQKMAPIVKRLYDQMADPKWVISMGACASSGGVFDNYAIVQGVDTIVPVDVYVPGCPPTPDGLLYAVNLIQQQIREGGRGGLLARA
- a CDS encoding NADH-quinone oxidoreductase subunit C, producing MPSTQTPSITGLAIDPTSLRPPIDDAHIERIEPAALHARLTELKGQGYALLLDIGAADYPQRVPRFDVVYHLLKVPNRRATVAEVGTPQRIRILCGVPIEKTALPTATDLWLNANYAEREVYDLFGITFEGHPDMRRIQMPNDWEGHPLRKDYPLRGPARERSPRPSFALKSNVQAGTPPSGRTLEALQQQIARVRNEDAKQ
- the nuoD gene encoding NADH dehydrogenase (quinone) subunit D, with product MSATPLTPEIVSQDGNSMVLSMGPQHPSTHGVLQIMLEIEGENVTKADPEIGYLHTGIEKTAENLFWSQAQTVVERMDYLSPSNNAFCYVMGVEKLLGVTGDVPERAQQIRVLFSELTRIASHLFWLGTHAIDLGALSGIFYCLDLRENILDMQEVSGGARMHPNYLRVGGVNGDLPSGFMDMLDAFIKKYPVRMRELRGLLQKNPILQDRTVDVGIMSAEEALQWGLTGPSLRGSGVAYDVRKAFPYSGYESYEFDVPTREEGDSYARFLVRLDEMDQAYRIVQQVRKRLEKPGPVMTDNPKIAAPPKETIALSMEALIHHFKIVSEGFRVPPGDVYQAIESPRGELAYYIVSDGGNRPYRVRTRPPSLYNLQALVGMAPGNLIADLVVMIGSLDPVFGEVDR
- a CDS encoding NAD(P)H-dependent oxidoreductase subunit E, giving the protein MIDRYERLRPQCEAIVAQYEEPRSALLPIVHLFQEREGYVSPEAMRAAADFLNLSPAVVESTVSFYTLFFRKPVGKYVLQVCRGLACTIDGADDVMAYFREKLGIGHLQTTDDGLFSYEEVECLAACDKPTCMQVNLEFVYSLTPQMIDEMLEAMRAGSYAVAPMVQTAKPERTWSVAQDGQVSMGGKSAGAEDVSHPNNAGGLDKSGVIMLDRIVLEEERFRGRTRERLANADPIIAKVIEE